In Malus sylvestris chromosome 15, drMalSylv7.2, whole genome shotgun sequence, a single genomic region encodes these proteins:
- the LOC126602900 gene encoding uncharacterized protein LOC126602900: MKKAVEELKPSTTPHIIRIWNKVQKIRKKINSDQTTFLNTFYKHHTRLKVQRLKYKIKYSKSNWSKSIAMGKLSKLKINHENLKHHVQANGWQAWRKDEKLDN; encoded by the exons ATGAAAAAGGCGGTAGAAGAATTAAAACCTTCAACAACTCCTCACATCATACGCATTTGGAATAAAGTCCAAAAAATTAG GAAAAAGATTAATAGTGATCAAACAACTTTTCTAAATACG TTTTACAAGCATCACACCCGTCTCAAAGTACAAAGGTTGAAGTACAAGATTAAG TATTCTAAAAGTAACTGGAGTAAAAGTATTGCTATGGGAAAATTATCGAAGTTAAAG ATTAACCATGAAAATCTAAAGCATCATGTGCAAGCAAACGGATGGCAAGCATGGCGGAAGGACGAAAAACTTGACAACTAG